The Chryseobacterium sp. JV274 sequence GCCAATCTTAATGATGCTTTTATTCTCGCCCGTCAGGAAGCCGATAAAAACAGAGCCGTGCCCGGAACCGCAGCTTTTGAGCAGTTAAAAAACACCATTATCGGTATCAATAACTGGGATTCTGCGAATGCAGGTATTATCGGAGCTCCGGCAACGGGAGGGGCAAAACTTGAACAGAAATCACGCTTTTATCAGGGTGAACTTACTTATGATTTCAGCAGGTTTGTGAAGATATTCAACCTTCTTGCGGGTATAGATTACCGTTTGTACAGTATTACTCCGGATGGAAATAACTTTGTTGATTTTGATCGCCCTGTGAATGAAAGAAATATCCCTTTGGCCAATGGTACCTTTGGGAAAGATGTTATTTATCAGAAATACGGGGCTTTTGCACAGATTACCAAGCTTTTCTTTGATGATAAATTAAAAATCAATGCAGCCTTACGGATCGACAGAAACCCGGAATTTGAAGCTAAATTGAATCCAAGGATCAGTATTGTCTATTCTCCGGTTAAAGAACATAATTTCAGAGCTTCGTTTCAGAACGGATATCGTTTTCCATCGTTATTTGAAGCCCTTTCTTTCGTGAACAACGGAAATGTAAGAAGAGTGGGAGGTCTCTCAAAAGTGAATGACGGATTGGGTTATCTGGAAAATTCTTACACCTTGACTTCCATTGATAAATTTACCTCAGCAGTGAATGCAGACGTTGATGGAGGAAAAACCCAGGCTCAGGCAGCTCAGGATAATAAACAGCTTTTAACGGTAGCCAATCTGCAAAAATTACAACCGGAAAAGATCAATTCGTTTGAAGTAGGGTACAAGTCTACTTTTTTCAATAATAAGCTGGTGCTGGACTGGGATTTCTATTACAACATTTACGAAGGCTTCCTGGGGCAGGTAGAGGTAGCAGTTCCTAAAAACAGCCAGGTAGGAAGTAATGCCGCCGTACTTGCGATGCTGGACCGAAGCAAACAGGACCGATACAGAGTATATACCAACAGCAACAGTACCTACAAAAGCTATGGAACATCTTTGGGGATTCGCTATAATATTACCGGAAATTATAATATCAACACCAATGTTTCTTATAATGATCTTGCTTCCAACAATACCTCGGATCTGTTCATCACCGCATTCAACACCCCGAAATGGATGGTGAATGTAAGTGTAGGAAACAGAGAAATTGTTAAAAATATAGGATTCACTCTTGTCGCAAGATGGCAGAGCGGTTTTGTGTGGGAAAGTCCTTTAGCATCAGGAGCAATTCCGGCTTATTACACCATTGATGCTCAGGCGACATGGAAGCTTCCGGAAATTCGTGCGAATATTAAAATCGGGGCTACCAATTTGCTGAACCGCCGTTATTTCCAGTATGCAGCAGGTCCTGAAATCGGAGGACTGTATTATCTTGCTTTTACTTATGACTTAAAACTGTAATCAGAATGAGCAATTCACTATATCCCATATTTTTAAAACTTGAGAACCTTTCACTGCTGATCATTGGTGGTGGCAAGGTTGCCCTTGAAAAACTGGAGTCTGTACTTGGAAACTCTCCGGATACTTCCATTACACTTGTGGCGAAAGAAATTATTCCTGAAATCAACACCTTACAACATAAGTTTTCCAATATAATACTGCATGAAAGAGCCTATGATGATCATGATTTTAATGATATGGATCTTGCCATTATAGCAGTGAATGATGTTGTATTGGCCGGGGAAATCAGAGAAAAAGCCCAGGAAAAAAATGTACTGGTCAATATAGCAGATAAACCGGATTTGTGCGATTTTTATTTAGGTTCTATTGTTAAAAAGGGAAGCCTCAAAATTGCTATTTCAACCAACGGAAAATCTCCTACAATCGCTAAAAGATTAAGAGAAACCTTCACTGAAGTCATTCCTGATGAAATGGATCATGTATTGGATAATATGCAGGACATCCGCAATAAGCTGACGGGAGATTTCAATTATAAAGTTAAAGAACTCAATAAGATCACTACAGAATATCTATCTGACGGAAATCTTTCTTCA is a genomic window containing:
- a CDS encoding TonB-dependent receptor; protein product: MKNKKQGNFLPKAGIIAFTFLFFNLAEAQQQLIELSGSIRNTGTRKALDSVKVQIENTQDTALTDQLGNFKIRTRVTIPFRVVIQKDGFTGQTVEILSPSNKITIGLNPQNTIIDDVVISASRVPEKILKSPIAIEKIDIKTIRESPAASFYETLENVKGLQLLTSSLTLKIPNSRGFNSPNNFRFMQLVDGVDVQSATLGVPLGNAIGPTELDIQSMEVTPGAASALYGMNAINGLASLQTKDPFTSEGISLYFRGGVNHVDNVNHKISSLGESAIRFAKVFNKNFAVKVNASYFSGTDWISNNLTDQNPGSLVTANPNFALANNPAEDLWNKYGDERNNRVAVKVDYNGKPTTFNVSRTGYLEKDLVSPDVKNIKFDAGLYYRFGDQWRTSYVYRYGLLDGTFQRGNKIRLQNATVQNHKVELTGKELTFRAYVSIENTGDSYNLKPLADNLDLTNLSNTNWKNIFQTSLQNNLNAGANLNDAFILARQEADKNRAVPGTAAFEQLKNTIIGINNWDSANAGIIGAPATGGAKLEQKSRFYQGELTYDFSRFVKIFNLLAGIDYRLYSITPDGNNFVDFDRPVNERNIPLANGTFGKDVIYQKYGAFAQITKLFFDDKLKINAALRIDRNPEFEAKLNPRISIVYSPVKEHNFRASFQNGYRFPSLFEALSFVNNGNVRRVGGLSKVNDGLGYLENSYTLTSIDKFTSAVNADVDGGKTQAQAAQDNKQLLTVANLQKLQPEKINSFEVGYKSTFFNNKLVLDWDFYYNIYEGFLGQVEVAVPKNSQVGSNAAVLAMLDRSKQDRYRVYTNSNSTYKSYGTSLGIRYNITGNYNINTNVSYNDLASNNTSDLFITAFNTPKWMVNVSVGNREIVKNIGFTLVARWQSGFVWESPLASGAIPAYYTIDAQATWKLPEIRANIKIGATNLLNRRYFQYAAGPEIGGLYYLAFTYDLKL